The Sulfitobacter sp. SK011 genome has a window encoding:
- the rimK gene encoding 30S ribosomal protein S6--L-glutamate ligase codes for MDKLTFGWEEWIALPDLGLPAIKAKVDTGARTSALHAHDIEVFGPPAKPKVRFNVHPIAGRDDISITCSAPLIDRREVTSSNGESEQRFVISTTLCVAGQSWPIDVTLTNRAGLSSRMLLGRQALSEHINISATERRLQPDLNYDVYHTAAMRKTAPKRALRIAVMSREPNTYSTRRLVEVGEARGHTVEVIDTARCYMAINQLAPEVHYDGKRLPRYDAVIPRIGASITPYGCAVIRQFETIGTYCVNGSAGITASRDKLHAHQVLASKRIGMPTTAFAASPKDTSNLMALVGTAPLIVKLLESTQGKGVVLAETKKAAESVIDAFRGLKANFLVQDFVKEAAGEDVRCLVIAGKVVASMKRTGAEGDFRSNLHRGGSAKVVRISKIERDTAVRAARAFGLGMVGVDLLRSDAGPKVLEVNSSPGFEGIEKASGKDIVGKLYDEVEARVKPQPSRRRKTSA; via the coding sequence ATGGATAAGCTGACCTTCGGTTGGGAGGAATGGATTGCCCTGCCTGATCTGGGATTGCCGGCGATCAAGGCAAAGGTTGATACCGGGGCCCGCACATCAGCGCTGCATGCGCATGATATCGAAGTGTTCGGCCCCCCGGCTAAACCCAAGGTACGTTTCAATGTGCACCCGATTGCGGGGCGCGATGACATTTCCATCACCTGTTCTGCGCCGCTGATTGATCGCCGCGAAGTGACATCGTCGAACGGCGAATCCGAGCAGCGTTTTGTGATCTCGACAACGCTGTGCGTCGCGGGCCAAAGCTGGCCCATTGACGTCACCCTGACCAACCGCGCGGGGCTGTCGAGCCGCATGTTGCTGGGGCGTCAGGCCCTCAGTGAACACATCAACATTTCCGCCACCGAGCGCCGGTTGCAGCCTGATCTCAACTATGACGTTTACCATACGGCCGCGATGCGCAAGACCGCGCCGAAACGGGCGCTGCGCATCGCCGTGATGAGCCGGGAGCCCAACACCTATTCCACCCGCCGTCTGGTCGAGGTCGGCGAGGCGCGCGGGCATACGGTTGAGGTGATCGATACCGCACGTTGTTACATGGCGATCAACCAGCTGGCACCGGAAGTGCATTATGATGGCAAACGCCTGCCCCGCTATGATGCGGTTATCCCACGCATCGGGGCGTCGATCACGCCCTATGGCTGCGCGGTGATCCGGCAGTTTGAAACCATCGGCACCTATTGCGTGAACGGCAGCGCGGGCATCACTGCCAGCCGTGATAAACTGCATGCCCATCAGGTGCTTGCCTCCAAACGCATCGGCATGCCCACAACCGCTTTTGCGGCCTCGCCCAAGGACACCTCAAATCTGATGGCGCTGGTGGGCACCGCCCCCTTGATCGTCAAACTGCTGGAATCCACCCAAGGCAAAGGCGTGGTGCTGGCGGAAACGAAAAAGGCCGCTGAATCGGTGATCGACGCCTTTCGCGGACTCAAGGCCAACTTTCTGGTGCAGGATTTCGTGAAAGAAGCGGCAGGCGAAGACGTCAGATGTCTGGTGATCGCAGGCAAGGTTGTCGCATCGATGAAACGCACCGGGGCAGAGGGTGATTTCCGGTCCAACCTGCACCGGGGCGGGTCGGCCAAGGTCGTGCGCATTTCCAAGATCGAACGTGATACGGCGGTACGTGCCGCGCGCGCCTTTGGATTGGGGATGGTAGGCGTGGATCTGCTGCGTTCTGATGCGGGGCCCAAGGTGCTTGAGGTAAACTCGTCGCCGGGGTTTGAAGGCATCGAAAAGGCCAGCGGCAAAGACATTGTCGGCAAGCTTTATGACGAGGTTGAGGCGCGGGTGAAACCACAGCCCTCGCGACGGCGCAAAACGAGTGCCTGA
- a CDS encoding NfeD family protein → MENYLTLWWVWICAALALGVIELLAPGFIFLGFAIGALAMAVFVFVMSATNVPALIAMFAILSLIAWMGLRLVFRRQSSGARIVKRDINEN, encoded by the coding sequence ATGGAAAACTATCTGACACTCTGGTGGGTCTGGATCTGTGCGGCACTGGCACTTGGCGTGATCGAACTTTTGGCCCCCGGCTTTATCTTTCTGGGTTTTGCGATTGGTGCGCTGGCCATGGCGGTCTTTGTCTTTGTGATGTCTGCCACAAATGTGCCGGCACTGATCGCGATGTTTGCGATCCTGTCGCTGATTGCCTGGATGGGTTTGCGGCTGGTGTTTCGCCGGCAATCCAGCGGTGCGCGTATCGTGAAACGGGACATCAACGAAAACTAA
- a CDS encoding SPFH domain-containing protein has protein sequence MLLDALQNNLAWLLLAVLVVILIFKAVKIVPQSEQHVIERFGRLRAVLGPGINMITPFIDRVAHKISILERQLPTASQDAITRDNVLVQVDTSVFYRITEPEKTVYRIRDVDSAISTTVAGIVRAEIGKMDLDEVQANRSQLITTIKAHVEDAVDDWGIQVTRAEILDVNLDQATRNAMMQQLNAERARRAQVTEAEGKKRAVELGADAELYASEQTAKARRILADAEAYATQVVALAINENGLEAAQYQIALKQVEALNVMGNGSGNQTIVVPAQALEAFGDAFKLLKGRG, from the coding sequence ATGCTCTTGGATGCGCTGCAAAACAATCTGGCGTGGCTGTTGCTGGCCGTTTTGGTTGTCATTCTGATTTTCAAGGCGGTCAAAATCGTCCCGCAGTCAGAACAGCATGTGATCGAACGTTTTGGTCGTCTGCGCGCAGTGCTTGGGCCGGGCATCAACATGATTACGCCCTTTATCGACCGGGTCGCGCATAAAATCTCGATTCTGGAGCGCCAGTTGCCCACCGCATCCCAGGACGCGATCACCCGCGATAACGTGTTGGTACAGGTCGATACATCGGTGTTTTACCGCATCACAGAGCCGGAAAAGACCGTGTACCGCATTCGCGATGTGGATTCAGCGATTTCAACCACGGTGGCAGGGATTGTGCGCGCCGAGATCGGCAAGATGGACCTTGACGAGGTCCAAGCCAACCGCAGCCAGCTGATCACCACAATCAAAGCGCATGTCGAGGACGCCGTGGACGATTGGGGCATTCAGGTGACCCGCGCGGAAATTCTGGATGTGAACCTTGATCAGGCGACCCGCAACGCGATGATGCAGCAGTTGAACGCCGAACGCGCGCGTCGCGCACAGGTGACTGAGGCCGAAGGCAAGAAACGCGCCGTGGAACTGGGGGCTGACGCCGAACTTTACGCGTCAGAACAAACGGCCAAGGCACGCCGGATTCTCGCCGACGCAGAGGCTTACGCAACCCAGGTTGTGGCGCTTGCCATCAACGAAAACGGTCTCGAAGCGGCGCAGTATCAGATCGCGCTGAAACAGGTTGAGGCGCTGAATGTGATGGGCAATGGATCTGGCAATCAGACGATCGTCGTGCCCGCACAGGCACTTGAGGCCTTTGGCGATGCATTCAAGCTTTTGAAAGGGCGTGGCTGA
- the tgt gene encoding tRNA guanosine(34) transglycosylase Tgt → MKRISFDKLAQDGKARVGVIHTTRGDIRTPAFMPVGTAATVKAMLPESVAATGADVLLGNTYHLMLRPTAERIARLGGLHKFMNWDKPILTDSGGFQVMSLADLRKLTERGVTFKSHIDGSKHEITPERSMEIQALLGSDIVMCFDECPALPADRARIAESMQLSMRWAARSKQAFGDRPGHALFGIQQGGLEQDLRAQSAQALREIGFDGYAVGGLAVGEGQAAMFECLDYAPDMLPEDKPRYLMGVGKPDDIVGAVARGIDMMDCVLPSRSGRTGQVFTRHGVLNIKNARHADDPRPLDENCGCPACSSYSRAYLHHVFRSQEMISSMLLTWHNLHYYQDIMAGMRKAIASGTFSNWQSDFHASRAQGDIDPL, encoded by the coding sequence ATGAAACGTATCTCATTTGACAAGCTTGCGCAGGACGGCAAGGCGCGCGTTGGCGTGATCCACACCACGCGCGGTGACATTCGCACGCCGGCGTTTATGCCCGTGGGCACGGCGGCCACCGTCAAGGCGATGCTGCCGGAAAGCGTTGCGGCGACGGGCGCGGATGTGCTGTTGGGCAATACCTATCATCTGATGTTGCGGCCAACCGCGGAACGCATTGCACGGCTGGGCGGGCTGCATAAGTTCATGAACTGGGACAAGCCGATCTTGACGGATTCGGGCGGCTTTCAGGTGATGAGCCTTGCCGATCTGCGCAAACTTACCGAACGCGGCGTGACGTTCAAAAGCCACATCGACGGTTCAAAGCACGAGATTACACCGGAACGGTCGATGGAGATTCAGGCGCTTCTGGGGTCGGACATTGTGATGTGTTTTGACGAATGTCCGGCCTTGCCGGCGGATCGGGCGCGCATTGCCGAAAGCATGCAATTGTCGATGCGGTGGGCGGCGCGGTCCAAGCAGGCATTTGGCGACCGGCCGGGGCATGCGTTATTTGGCATTCAGCAAGGTGGATTGGAACAAGACCTGCGCGCGCAAAGTGCCCAGGCCCTGCGCGAGATCGGATTTGATGGCTACGCCGTGGGCGGGCTGGCCGTGGGCGAGGGGCAGGCCGCCATGTTCGAGTGCCTTGATTATGCGCCCGACATGCTGCCCGAGGACAAGCCACGCTATCTGATGGGGGTGGGCAAGCCCGATGACATTGTGGGGGCCGTGGCGCGCGGCATCGACATGATGGACTGTGTATTGCCATCGCGGTCAGGCCGCACAGGTCAGGTGTTTACCCGCCACGGGGTATTGAACATCAAAAACGCGCGCCATGCTGATGATCCGCGCCCTTTGGACGAAAACTGTGGCTGTCCCGCGTGCAGCAGTTATTCCCGCGCCTATCTGCACCACGTGTTCCGAAGCCAGGAAATGATCAGCTCCATGTTGCTGACCTGGCATAATTTGCATTATTATCAGGATATTATGGCCGGTATGCGCAAGGCCATCGCCAGCGGGACGTTTTCGAATTGGCAATCGGATTTCCACGCAAGTCGCGCGCAGGGTGACATTGACCCTCTTTGA
- the lon gene encoding endopeptidase La, which yields MQEPLNASYPVLPLRDIVVFPHMIVPLFVGREKSVRALEEVMADDKQILLSSQIDPGEDEPESSGIFKAGVLANVLQLLKLPDGTVKVLVEGQARVRITEYLENDNFFEARAEYLTEMPGDAATTQALLRSVANEFERYAKVKKNVPDEALTAVGETTEAARLADLVAGHLGIEVEQKQDLLETLSVSERLEKVYGLMQGEMSVLQVEKKIKTRVKSQMERTQREYYLNEQMKAIQQELGDGEDGKNEVAELEEKIAATKLSKEAREKADAEVKKLKNMSPMSAEATVVRNYLDWMLSIPWGVKSRVKKDLSKAQKVLDDDHYGLEKVKERIVEYLAVQQRSTKMKGPIMCLVGPPGVGKTSLGKSVAKATGREFIRISLGGVRDESEIRGHRRTYIGSMPGKIIQALKKAKTTNPLILLDEIDKMGQDFRGDPASAMLEVLDPEQNSTFVDHYLEVEYDLSNVMFLTTSNSYNMPGPLLDRMEIIPLSGYTEDEKREIAKQHLVEKQIKNHGLKGKEFAIEDSALTGMIRYYTREAGVRNLEREIAKVARKSLTKIIKKEADSITVTGDNLDEFLGVKKYRYGLAEKDDQIGVVTGLAYTSVGGELLQIEALRLPGKGRMKTTGKLGDVMKESIDAASSYVRSISPKIGVKPPKFDTIDIHVHVPDGATPKDGPSAGLAMVTSIVSVLTQIPVRKDIAMTGEVSLRGNAMPIGGLKEKLLAALRGGITTVLIPEENEKDLPEIPDNVKEGLTIIPVSHVSEVLQHALIREPEAIEWDQDAEDAAAAAALAGKSGNSDTATAH from the coding sequence ATGCAAGAGCCTTTAAACGCGTCATATCCAGTATTGCCATTGCGCGATATTGTTGTGTTCCCCCACATGATCGTCCCGCTGTTTGTGGGCCGCGAAAAATCGGTGCGCGCGTTGGAAGAAGTGATGGCTGACGACAAGCAGATATTGCTGTCGAGCCAGATTGACCCCGGCGAGGACGAACCTGAATCCTCCGGTATTTTTAAAGCCGGGGTGTTGGCCAATGTGCTGCAACTGCTGAAACTGCCCGATGGTACCGTCAAGGTGCTGGTCGAAGGTCAGGCGCGGGTGCGGATTACCGAGTACCTTGAGAATGATAACTTCTTTGAGGCACGGGCCGAATATCTGACAGAAATGCCCGGCGATGCGGCAACCACCCAGGCGCTGCTGCGCTCTGTGGCAAATGAATTCGAACGCTATGCCAAGGTCAAGAAAAACGTTCCCGATGAGGCACTTACAGCCGTCGGTGAAACCACTGAAGCTGCGCGTTTGGCCGATCTGGTTGCGGGACATCTGGGCATTGAAGTCGAGCAGAAGCAGGATTTGCTTGAAACGCTGTCGGTGTCTGAACGGCTCGAAAAAGTCTATGGACTGATGCAGGGCGAAATGTCTGTTCTGCAGGTCGAGAAAAAGATCAAGACCCGCGTCAAATCGCAGATGGAGCGCACGCAGCGCGAATATTATCTGAACGAACAGATGAAAGCGATCCAGCAAGAGCTGGGCGATGGCGAGGATGGCAAGAACGAAGTTGCCGAGCTGGAAGAGAAAATTGCTGCAACCAAGCTGAGCAAGGAAGCCCGTGAAAAGGCTGATGCAGAGGTCAAAAAGCTCAAGAACATGAGCCCGATGTCCGCCGAGGCGACCGTCGTGCGCAACTATCTTGACTGGATGTTGTCGATCCCGTGGGGTGTGAAGTCACGGGTCAAAAAGGACCTGAGCAAGGCACAAAAGGTGCTGGATGACGACCACTATGGCCTGGAAAAGGTCAAGGAACGGATTGTCGAATATCTGGCCGTGCAGCAACGCAGCACCAAAATGAAAGGCCCGATCATGTGTTTGGTCGGCCCTCCGGGTGTGGGTAAAACGTCGCTTGGTAAATCTGTTGCCAAGGCAACGGGGCGCGAATTTATCCGCATCTCGCTTGGCGGCGTGCGCGACGAAAGCGAAATTCGCGGTCACCGTCGGACCTATATCGGTTCGATGCCCGGTAAGATCATTCAGGCGTTGAAAAAGGCGAAAACCACCAATCCGCTGATCCTTCTCGATGAGATTGACAAGATGGGTCAGGATTTCCGTGGTGATCCCGCATCGGCGATGCTTGAGGTGCTGGACCCGGAACAGAACTCCACCTTTGTGGATCACTATCTGGAGGTCGAATATGACCTCAGTAACGTGATGTTCCTGACCACATCGAACAGCTATAACATGCCGGGGCCTTTGCTGGACCGGATGGAGATTATTCCGCTGTCAGGCTACACCGAGGACGAAAAGCGCGAGATCGCCAAGCAGCATCTGGTGGAAAAACAGATCAAGAACCACGGCTTGAAGGGCAAGGAATTTGCCATTGAAGACAGTGCCTTGACCGGGATGATTCGGTATTACACCCGCGAAGCGGGCGTGCGGAACCTTGAACGTGAGATCGCCAAGGTTGCGCGCAAGTCGCTGACCAAGATCATCAAGAAAGAAGCCGACAGCATCACGGTGACCGGCGACAATCTGGATGAATTCCTTGGCGTGAAGAAGTACCGCTATGGCTTGGCTGAAAAAGACGACCAGATCGGTGTTGTGACCGGGCTTGCCTATACGTCTGTCGGCGGCGAATTGCTTCAGATCGAAGCATTGCGCCTGCCGGGCAAGGGCCGGATGAAGACCACCGGCAAGCTGGGCGATGTGATGAAGGAAAGCATTGATGCGGCATCAAGCTATGTGCGGTCGATCAGCCCCAAAATCGGGGTCAAACCGCCAAAGTTTGATACGATTGATATTCACGTGCACGTGCCAGATGGGGCAACCCCGAAAGACGGGCCATCGGCCGGTCTTGCGATGGTAACCTCCATCGTCTCTGTGTTGACGCAGATCCCGGTCCGCAAGGACATCGCGATGACGGGTGAGGTGTCTTTGCGCGGCAATGCGATGCCCATCGGCGGGCTGAAGGAAAAGCTGTTGGCGGCCTTGCGCGGCGGTATCACGACGGTCTTGATCCCGGAAGAAAACGAAAAGGATCTGCCCGAAATCCCCGATAACGTGAAAGAGGGGCTGACCATCATTCCGGTGAGCCACGTATCCGAAGTGTTGCAGCATGCTTTGATCCGTGAACCCGAAGCGATTGAATGGGATCAGGACGCCGAAGATGCCGCTGCAGCGGCGGCATTGGCGGGCAAGTCAGGCAACAGCGACACTGCAACGGCCCACTAG
- a CDS encoding HU family DNA-binding protein — protein sequence MSTTTKSPSKAKTTRSTTKSTATSAKPTGAKPKATQASAPTATKPTETRAPISAPGGKTPPVQNAPAATVVDGPQAVILGPVLRKKELIETVVTRSGIKKKDAKPVVDAMLAVLGDALADNRDLILPPLGRIKIRREKKLPNGRVLTVKVRQTAPLTPKEET from the coding sequence ATGAGCACGACAACAAAAAGCCCGTCGAAGGCTAAGACAACCAGATCCACAACCAAATCCACAGCCACGTCTGCGAAACCAACCGGTGCCAAACCGAAAGCAACACAAGCCTCGGCACCCACAGCAACAAAGCCAACCGAAACGCGCGCGCCCATCTCTGCGCCGGGCGGCAAGACGCCACCGGTTCAAAACGCCCCCGCAGCCACTGTCGTGGATGGCCCTCAGGCCGTCATCCTTGGCCCGGTGTTGCGCAAGAAAGAGCTGATCGAAACCGTTGTGACCCGTTCTGGCATTAAGAAAAAAGACGCAAAACCCGTTGTAGACGCCATGCTGGCGGTGCTGGGAGATGCATTGGCCGACAATCGCGATTTGATTCTGCCGCCACTGGGTCGCATCAAAATTCGCCGGGAAAAGAAATTGCCGAATGGCCGTGTATTGACTGTCAAAGTCCGGCAGACAGCGCCGCTCACCCCCAAAGAAGAAACCTGA
- a CDS encoding histidine phosphatase family protein, whose protein sequence is MPQSHPKIWFLRHGQTEWNRAYRLQGQLDSPLTSQGIAEAQRQALILPPILAQKPDIFVSPLGRARQTADIALGHTPYQTDPRLMEIHAGAWQGMLRADIMAARPDWASTGPSALEIYEAAEGGEGLNAFEARIIDFLGDLTGPSVIVAHGLLGQVLRAIVRGMDPRAAGALSNQQGCVYLLENGTETLLEGEP, encoded by the coding sequence GTGCCTCAAAGCCATCCGAAAATCTGGTTCCTCCGGCATGGGCAAACGGAATGGAACAGGGCATATCGCCTGCAAGGACAGCTGGATTCGCCCCTGACCAGCCAGGGCATTGCCGAGGCTCAGCGACAGGCGCTGATCTTGCCGCCGATACTGGCCCAGAAACCTGATATTTTCGTGTCACCATTGGGCCGTGCGCGGCAAACGGCGGATATCGCGCTGGGACACACACCATATCAAACCGATCCGCGCCTGATGGAAATCCACGCGGGCGCGTGGCAAGGCATGCTGCGGGCCGATATCATGGCGGCACGCCCCGATTGGGCGTCAACCGGGCCCTCTGCGCTCGAAATTTACGAGGCGGCCGAAGGGGGCGAGGGGCTGAATGCCTTTGAGGCGCGCATCATCGACTTTCTCGGGGACCTGACAGGCCCGAGTGTGATTGTTGCGCATGGACTGCTGGGGCAGGTGCTGCGCGCGATTGTGCGCGGAATGGACCCGCGCGCCGCCGGGGCATTGTCCAATCAACAGGGTTGCGTCTATTTGCTTGAAAACGGCACAGAGACACTTCTTGAGGGGGAGCCGTGA
- a CDS encoding histidine phosphatase family protein, which translates to MKAFPALYILRHGETEWNAQNRLQGRFDSPLTSVGKAQARSQRSILKTRDLTGFSAFTSPQGRAFHTASIALESLTDGIETDNRLREIGVGDWAGRARADVMALAPDAHDTFDLYERAPGGEGFNALRMRCVAFLEELDGPSVLVTHGITSRMFRLIVLGLPDAALRDLPGGQGVVFHLEAGQQNRLTIGA; encoded by the coding sequence GTGAAAGCCTTTCCCGCACTATATATTTTGCGGCATGGCGAAACCGAATGGAATGCCCAGAACCGTTTGCAGGGGCGCTTTGATTCTCCGCTCACGTCGGTTGGCAAGGCACAGGCGCGGTCACAGCGCAGCATTCTCAAGACCCGGGATCTGACTGGTTTCAGCGCCTTCACCAGCCCACAGGGGCGCGCCTTTCATACCGCGTCCATTGCGCTTGAGAGCCTGACGGACGGCATCGAAACCGACAATCGATTGCGTGAAATCGGTGTGGGCGACTGGGCCGGGCGCGCGCGCGCTGATGTGATGGCATTGGCACCCGACGCCCATGATACCTTTGATTTATATGAACGCGCGCCGGGCGGTGAAGGGTTCAACGCCTTGCGGATGCGTTGCGTTGCTTTTTTGGAGGAACTGGATGGGCCATCCGTCCTTGTCACGCATGGGATCACATCACGCATGTTTCGTTTGATCGTGCTGGGCCTGCCAGACGCCGCATTGCGCGATTTGCCCGGCGGGCAGGGCGTTGTGTTTCACCTGGAAGCCGGCCAGCAAAATAGATTGACAATAGGGGCTTGA
- a CDS encoding alpha/beta fold hydrolase: MSTIPGFTFDTAAVNGQQIAFARGGSGPPLMVLHGFPQTHMMWHAVAPRLAAHFTVIAPDLRGYGASSKPQGTENYSFREMAADQLGLMQHLGFDQFHLVGHDRGGRTAHRLALDAPKAVQTLTVMDIVPTHLLLNDLTRHVAKAYYHWFFLAQPRPFPETLIAHDPDAYFVSCLLGWGAAKITDFAPEALAAYRTAWRDPDTIRGMCEDYRAALAFDFDHDAADLDRRITCPALVMWGADGAMGRAYDVAATWADRLSDITPAPMPGGHFFVDQHPDETSAALLAFLRP; encoded by the coding sequence TTGAGCACGATCCCCGGCTTCACCTTTGATACCGCAGCGGTAAATGGCCAGCAGATCGCCTTTGCGCGGGGCGGTTCCGGCCCGCCGCTGATGGTGCTGCATGGCTTTCCGCAAACCCATATGATGTGGCACGCCGTGGCCCCCAGACTTGCCGCGCATTTCACTGTCATCGCTCCGGACCTGCGCGGTTATGGTGCCAGCAGCAAGCCGCAGGGCACTGAAAACTATAGCTTTCGGGAAATGGCGGCGGATCAACTGGGTTTGATGCAGCATTTGGGTTTTGACCAGTTCCACCTTGTTGGCCATGACCGGGGCGGGCGCACGGCGCATCGTCTGGCGCTGGATGCACCAAAAGCGGTGCAGACGCTCACGGTGATGGACATCGTGCCCACGCATCTGTTGCTCAATGACCTGACCCGGCACGTCGCGAAAGCCTATTACCACTGGTTCTTTCTGGCACAGCCACGCCCGTTTCCTGAAACCCTGATTGCGCATGACCCCGATGCCTATTTCGTGTCCTGCCTGCTGGGCTGGGGTGCCGCAAAGATCACCGATTTCGCGCCCGAAGCCCTTGCCGCCTATCGCACCGCATGGCGCGATCCCGACACCATTCGCGGCATGTGTGAAGATTACCGAGCCGCACTTGCCTTTGATTTCGACCACGACGCGGCTGATCTTGACCGCCGCATCACCTGCCCCGCGCTGGTGATGTGGGGTGCTGATGGCGCGATGGGCCGTGCCTATGATGTGGCGGCAACATGGGCGGACCGTCTGTCAGATATCACGCCCGCTCCGATGCCCGGGGGTCATTTTTTTGTCGATCAGCACCCTGATGAAACGTCGGCGGCGTTGCTGGCATTTCTGCGCCCATAA
- a CDS encoding M20/M25/M40 family metallo-hydrolase has product MSLDDVLARIDADLPAATDRLLDLLRIPSISTDPAFKADCDRAADWLVADLKALGVDASKRPTPGHPMVVGHVGNANNSGAPHLLFYGHYDVQPVDPLDLWDRDPFDPEVQDTPKGPVIRGRGAADDKGQLMTFIEALRAWKAVKGDWPCRITFFLEGEEESGSPSLVPFMKENADELKTDIALICDTGLFESKTPAIVTMLRGLLGEEVTVTAPKFDLHSGMYGGIAMNPIRVLSKIIASLHDDTGRITVPGFYDGVPELSDALEAQWQGLAFDHATFLGDVGLSEPAGEQGRTPLEMIWSRPTCDVNGIWGGYTGAGFKTVLPSKAHAKISFRLVGTQDPDAIRENFRKMVTEALPVDCTVEFAPHGSGPASGADTSDPMFEAARQALSNEWNIPAAYIGCGGSIPIAGYFQDILGTEPMLIGFGKDDDAIHSPNEKYDMESFHKGIRSWARILDALT; this is encoded by the coding sequence ATGTCACTTGATGATGTTCTCGCCCGCATCGACGCCGACCTGCCCGCCGCCACCGACCGATTGCTCGATCTGCTGCGCATCCCGTCGATCTCAACCGATCCTGCGTTCAAGGCCGATTGCGATCGCGCCGCGGATTGGCTGGTGGCCGACCTGAAAGCGCTTGGCGTTGACGCGTCAAAACGGCCCACGCCGGGGCATCCGATGGTGGTGGGTCATGTGGGCAATGCCAATAATTCCGGGGCCCCGCATCTGCTGTTTTACGGTCACTATGACGTGCAACCGGTTGATCCGCTTGATCTTTGGGACCGTGATCCGTTCGACCCAGAGGTGCAGGATACCCCCAAAGGCCCGGTGATCCGTGGCCGCGGTGCCGCAGACGATAAAGGCCAGTTGATGACCTTTATCGAGGCGTTGCGCGCATGGAAGGCCGTCAAAGGCGACTGGCCCTGCCGGATCACCTTTTTCCTCGAAGGGGAAGAGGAAAGCGGATCGCCTTCACTTGTCCCGTTCATGAAGGAAAACGCCGACGAGTTGAAAACGGATATCGCGCTGATCTGTGACACGGGTCTGTTCGAATCCAAGACGCCGGCCATCGTGACAATGCTGCGCGGCCTGCTGGGCGAAGAGGTGACTGTTACCGCGCCCAAGTTTGATCTGCATTCGGGCATGTACGGCGGCATCGCGATGAATCCGATCCGGGTGCTGTCAAAAATCATTGCATCGCTGCATGACGATACGGGTCGCATCACCGTGCCGGGATTTTATGATGGCGTGCCGGAACTGTCAGACGCGCTTGAGGCCCAGTGGCAGGGCCTTGCCTTTGATCATGCAACATTCCTCGGCGACGTGGGTCTTTCTGAGCCTGCAGGTGAACAGGGCCGCACCCCGCTTGAGATGATCTGGTCGCGGCCCACCTGCGACGTGAATGGCATCTGGGGTGGCTATACCGGCGCTGGGTTCAAAACCGTCCTGCCGTCCAAGGCCCACGCCAAAATCAGCTTTCGCCTTGTCGGGACCCAAGACCCCGACGCCATCCGCGAAAACTTTCGCAAGATGGTGACGGAGGCCCTGCCGGTCGATTGCACCGTCGAATTTGCCCCCCATGGGTCAGGCCCCGCCTCTGGTGCCGATACCAGTGATCCGATGTTCGAAGCCGCCCGTCAGGCGCTGTCCAATGAATGGAACATCCCGGCGGCCTATATCGGCTGCGGTGGGTCGATCCCAATTGCGGGCTATTTTCAGGACATCCTGGGGACAGAACCGATGTTGATCGGTTTTGGCAAAGACGATGACGCGATCCATTCACCGAATGAAAAATACGATATGGAATCATTCCACAAAGGCATCCGCAGCTGGGCGCGTATCCTGGATGCGCTGACATGA